The following coding sequences lie in one Sphingobium sp. KCTC 72723 genomic window:
- a CDS encoding ABC transporter ATP-binding protein has translation MNGDIPGLAPVPAYALEGHGLVKTFGDFRAVDGVDIAVPAGTIYGILGPNGAGKTTLLRTLLGIIDPDEGQRQLLGEAQPLRMARQVGYLPEERGLYPSMKSFEAIAFMGALRGLPLKIGRQRARAMLEGHGMGAAADKPIRQLSKGMAQTVQLFGTIVHEPRLIVLDEPFSGLDAINQEKLEVLIREQAQRGVTIVFSTHVIAHAERLCERIAIIASGRIRFEGTPGDARDRLPPQVRLRTRASEGPWRGALPADTVALDGAWHFALPDGGIEPLLRALLDGNAGIESLSIERPGLHDAFVAIAGAAAARQMDAKVDSEMDI, from the coding sequence ATGAACGGCGACATTCCGGGCCTTGCGCCCGTCCCTGCCTATGCGCTCGAAGGCCATGGGCTTGTCAAGACATTCGGCGATTTTCGCGCGGTGGACGGCGTGGACATCGCCGTGCCTGCCGGGACGATCTACGGCATTCTTGGTCCCAATGGCGCGGGCAAGACCACGCTGTTGCGCACCTTGCTGGGCATCATCGACCCGGACGAGGGGCAGCGCCAGTTGCTGGGCGAGGCGCAACCGCTGCGCATGGCGCGGCAGGTGGGCTATCTGCCGGAGGAGCGCGGGCTGTATCCGTCGATGAAATCGTTCGAGGCGATTGCGTTTATGGGGGCGTTGCGGGGCTTGCCGTTGAAGATCGGACGGCAGCGGGCGCGCGCGATGCTGGAGGGGCATGGCATGGGCGCGGCGGCGGACAAGCCGATTCGCCAGCTGTCCAAGGGCATGGCCCAGACGGTGCAATTGTTCGGCACCATCGTCCACGAACCCCGCCTGATCGTGCTGGATGAGCCGTTTTCAGGGCTGGACGCGATCAATCAGGAAAAGCTGGAGGTGCTGATCCGCGAACAGGCGCAGCGCGGCGTCACCATCGTTTTTTCCACTCATGTCATCGCCCATGCCGAACGGCTGTGCGAACGCATCGCCATTATCGCGAGCGGGCGCATCCGGTTCGAGGGGACGCCCGGCGACGCGCGCGACCGATTGCCGCCGCAGGTGCGGCTGCGCACGCGGGCAAGCGAGGGGCCGTGGCGCGGCGCTCTGCCCGCCGATACGGTGGCGCTGGACGGGGCGTGGCATTTCGCGCTGCCCGATGGCGGGATAGAGCCGTTGCTGCGCGCCCTGCTGGACGGGAACGCAGGGATTGAGAGCCTGTCGATTGAGCGACCCGGCCTGCACGATGCTTTCGTGGCGATTGCGGGCGCAGCCGCTGCGCGCCAGATGGACGCTAAAGTAGACAGCGAGATGGACATATGA
- a CDS encoding ABC transporter permease, whose protein sequence is MNEILRAALVIARRDFTAVVLSRTFILFLLGPLLPIVIGMVFAGFTEKISSTDLRPSVGIAMPASEAARLEAAHARLTDRMGPQALPRLRRVETTPSPRALLAQPRSSVVAILSGSVAHPVLTGKAEDLDRLQGDLSLIASAAQAERTLRLVQVQRQEVATSLGAQSQARLQIGRVAQIVMFFLTILLAGMILSNLVEEKTNKIIEILAAAVPIDAIFLGKLMAMLAMSFVGIAFWGGTAFAIFLVLNGGAASAMPAPAVGWPVFFLLATVYFAMAYTLLGSLFLGIGAQAATVREVQTLNMPVTMGQMLIFFFASYAVDHMGKAPEIAAAIFPFSSPFTMIARAAQDGAIWPHLLAIVWQGAFVAIIIRVGVLLFRRHVMQSGGRWWKNLFRTTTG, encoded by the coding sequence ATGAACGAGATTTTGCGCGCTGCGCTGGTCATCGCCCGGCGGGACTTTACCGCCGTCGTCCTGTCCCGCACGTTCATCCTGTTTCTGCTGGGTCCGTTGCTGCCGATCGTCATCGGCATGGTGTTTGCCGGCTTCACCGAAAAGATTTCCAGCACCGACCTGCGCCCGTCGGTCGGCATCGCCATGCCCGCCAGCGAGGCCGCACGGCTGGAGGCGGCGCACGCGCGGCTGACCGACCGGATGGGACCGCAGGCGCTGCCCCGGTTGCGGCGGGTGGAGACCACGCCGTCGCCGCGCGCGTTGCTGGCGCAGCCGCGATCGAGCGTGGTGGCGATCCTGTCGGGATCGGTCGCCCATCCCGTGCTGACCGGCAAGGCGGAGGATCTGGACAGGTTGCAGGGCGACCTCAGCCTGATCGCCAGCGCGGCGCAGGCGGAAAGGACGCTGCGGCTGGTGCAGGTGCAGCGGCAGGAAGTCGCCACCAGCCTTGGCGCGCAGTCGCAGGCACGCCTTCAGATCGGGCGGGTGGCGCAGATTGTCATGTTCTTTCTCACCATATTGCTGGCGGGGATGATCCTGTCCAATTTGGTGGAAGAAAAAACTAATAAAATCATAGAGATACTTGCCGCCGCCGTGCCGATCGACGCGATATTCCTGGGTAAGCTGATGGCCATGCTGGCGATGAGTTTCGTGGGCATCGCCTTTTGGGGCGGGACGGCCTTTGCGATATTTCTGGTGCTGAACGGCGGTGCCGCGTCGGCCATGCCTGCGCCCGCAGTCGGCTGGCCGGTCTTTTTCCTGCTGGCTACCGTCTATTTCGCCATGGCCTACACGCTGCTGGGATCGCTGTTCCTGGGCATCGGCGCGCAGGCGGCGACCGTGCGCGAAGTGCAGACGCTCAACATGCCCGTCACCATGGGGCAAATGCTGATCTTCTTCTTCGCCAGCTATGCCGTCGACCATATGGGCAAGGCGCCGGAAATTGCCGCCGCGATCTTTCCGTTCAGTTCGCCCTTCACCATGATCGCGCGCGCGGCGCAGGACGGGGCGATCTGGCCGCATCTGCTGGCCATCGTCTGGCAGGGGGCGTTCGTGGCGATCATCATTCGCGTGGGCGTGCTGCTGTTCCGCCGCCATGTGATGCAGTCGGGCGGGCGCTGGTGGAAAAACCTGTTCAGGACGACGACAGGATAG
- the msrB gene encoding peptide-methionine (R)-S-oxide reductase MsrB yields MNRRQVLGGVLTGVACAGVWRLGLGTADAAYPYVLTDAEWRKKLSPLAYNVLRKQATEHPFTSPLNKEKRAGTFACAGCAQNLFDAKTKFESGTGWPSFYAPLRGGVGTSRDFDLGYPRTEVHCARCGGHLGHVFDDGPRPTGKRYCMNGVAMTFKAA; encoded by the coding sequence ATGAACAGACGACAAGTCCTTGGCGGCGTCCTGACCGGCGTTGCATGTGCAGGTGTGTGGCGGCTTGGCCTTGGCACGGCGGACGCGGCCTATCCCTATGTCCTGACCGATGCGGAATGGCGCAAGAAACTGTCGCCGCTGGCCTATAATGTGCTGCGCAAGCAGGCGACCGAGCATCCCTTCACCAGTCCGTTGAACAAGGAAAAGCGCGCGGGGACATTTGCCTGCGCCGGGTGCGCGCAAAATCTGTTCGACGCCAAGACCAAGTTCGAGAGCGGCACCGGCTGGCCGAGTTTCTATGCCCCGTTGCGCGGGGGCGTGGGGACGAGCCGCGATTTCGATCTGGGCTATCCGCGCACCGAAGTGCATTGCGCGCGATGCGGCGGGCATCTGGGCCATGTGTTCGACGACGGGCCACGGCCCACGGGCAAGCGTTATTGCATGAACGGCGTGGCGATGACGTTCAAGGCCGCCTGA
- a CDS encoding GtrA family protein: protein MFARYLLASICALASDMGLFLLLDRMGAPPILAAFGGYALGLLVHWILSIWFVFDTGAGPTHAQCAGFVASAVLGMGITVAIVGALSALHILPALAKLASVPVSFLTVYAIRKYGVFARA from the coding sequence ATGTTCGCCCGCTATCTGCTGGCCAGCATCTGCGCCTTGGCGAGCGACATGGGGCTGTTCCTGCTGCTCGACCGGATGGGCGCACCGCCCATACTGGCGGCCTTTGGCGGCTATGCGCTGGGCCTGCTGGTCCATTGGATCCTCAGCATCTGGTTCGTGTTCGATACCGGGGCAGGCCCGACCCATGCGCAATGTGCTGGCTTCGTCGCCAGCGCGGTTCTGGGCATGGGCATCACGGTCGCCATCGTCGGCGCCTTGAGCGCGCTGCACATACTGCCCGCCCTCGCCAAGCTGGCGTCGGTGCCGGTCAGTTTCCTCACCGTCTATGCGATTCGCAAATATGGCGTCTTTGCCCGCGCCTGA
- a CDS encoding NAD(P)/FAD-dependent oxidoreductase: MPRTDRSVDVAIIGAGPAGLTAAYLLTKQGMNVTVIEKDPTYVGGISRTVELDGFRFDIGGHRFFSKSQQVVDLWNEILPDDFIQRPRMSRIYYEGKFYSYPLRAFEALWNLGIWRSTLCMASFAKARLFPNRNVRSFQDWTVNAFGHKLFSIFFKTYTEKVWGMPCDEMSADWAAQRIKGLSLWGAVVDGLKRSLGLNKKPNDGMATKTLLETFRYPRLGPGMMWEAARDRVVEGGNQVLMDHSFKRLEQDQATNGWRLVAQGPDGDVVINAAHVISSAPMRELAGRIHPLPATLPEAMNLKYRDFLTVALMVKGQDIFPDNWIYIHDSKVQVGRIQNFRSWSPEMVPDPTLACVGLEYFCFEGDGLWSATDDDLVALATKEMALLGLCNPDDVVGGAVVRQEKAYPVYDDAYAANVLAMRTELEQRYPTLHMVGRNGMHRYNNQDHAMMTAMLTVRNIVAGARIHDVWSVNEDAEYHEAGDEGQDVDAQAALASVRAVPSRLKAA, encoded by the coding sequence ATGCCGCGTACCGACCGATCTGTGGACGTTGCCATCATCGGCGCTGGCCCGGCGGGCCTGACCGCTGCCTATCTGCTGACAAAGCAGGGCATGAACGTGACCGTGATCGAAAAAGACCCGACCTATGTCGGCGGGATCAGCCGCACGGTGGAACTGGACGGTTTCCGCTTCGACATTGGCGGCCATCGCTTCTTTTCAAAGTCGCAGCAGGTGGTCGACCTGTGGAACGAGATATTGCCCGACGATTTCATCCAGCGTCCCCGGATGAGCCGCATCTATTATGAAGGCAAATTCTACAGCTACCCGCTGCGCGCGTTCGAAGCGCTGTGGAATCTGGGCATCTGGCGCTCGACGCTGTGCATGGCCAGCTTCGCCAAGGCCCGCCTGTTCCCCAACCGCAACGTCCGCTCCTTTCAGGACTGGACCGTCAACGCCTTCGGCCACAAGCTTTTTTCCATCTTCTTCAAGACCTACACCGAAAAAGTGTGGGGGATGCCGTGCGATGAAATGTCGGCCGACTGGGCGGCGCAGCGGATCAAGGGCTTGTCGCTCTGGGGGGCGGTTGTCGATGGCCTCAAGCGCAGCCTTGGCCTGAATAAAAAACCCAATGACGGCATGGCCACCAAGACGTTGCTGGAAACATTCCGCTACCCCCGCCTTGGCCCCGGCATGATGTGGGAAGCCGCACGCGACCGCGTGGTGGAAGGCGGCAATCAGGTGCTGATGGACCACAGCTTCAAGCGGCTGGAGCAGGATCAGGCGACCAATGGCTGGCGTCTGGTGGCGCAGGGACCGGATGGTGACGTCGTCATCAACGCGGCCCATGTCATTTCTTCGGCCCCCATGCGCGAACTGGCGGGGCGCATCCATCCGCTGCCTGCGACTCTGCCCGAAGCGATGAACCTGAAATATCGCGACTTCCTGACCGTGGCGCTGATGGTGAAGGGGCAGGATATCTTCCCCGACAACTGGATCTATATCCACGACAGCAAGGTGCAGGTCGGCCGTATCCAGAATTTCCGCAGCTGGTCGCCCGAAATGGTGCCGGACCCGACGCTGGCCTGTGTTGGCCTGGAATATTTCTGTTTCGAAGGCGACGGACTGTGGTCCGCGACCGACGATGATCTGGTCGCGCTGGCGACGAAGGAAATGGCGCTGCTGGGCCTGTGCAACCCCGATGATGTCGTGGGCGGCGCAGTGGTGCGGCAGGAAAAGGCCTATCCGGTCTATGATGACGCCTATGCCGCCAATGTGCTGGCGATGCGCACCGAACTGGAGCAACGCTATCCCACGCTCCACATGGTCGGGCGCAACGGTATGCACCGCTATAATAATCAGGATCATGCGATGATGACGGCAATGCTGACCGTCCGCAACATCGTGGCGGGCGCGCGCATCCATGACGTGTGGTCCGTGAACGAAGATGCCGAATATCATGAAGCAGGGGACGAGGGCCAGGATGTCGATGCGCAGGCTGCGCTGGCGAGTGTCCGCGCCGTCCCGTCGCGCCTGAAGGCTGCCTGA
- a CDS encoding UrcA family protein, translating to MTRKTLVVLAATIALALPGMASAGSNDMDVIVDGRAGTETRSITVSIADLNLASSNGLRRADYRVTRAAKQVCGFVNGSILPVTQDYRSCFGEALDGARSDLNAMAQRQG from the coding sequence ATGACCCGGAAGACTCTGGTGGTGCTTGCCGCCACTATCGCCCTTGCCCTGCCCGGCATGGCCAGTGCGGGCAGCAACGACATGGATGTGATCGTCGATGGCCGCGCCGGCACCGAAACGCGCAGCATCACTGTGTCGATCGCCGACCTCAACCTTGCCAGCAGCAACGGCCTGCGCCGTGCCGACTATCGCGTGACCCGCGCCGCCAAGCAGGTATGCGGTTTCGTCAATGGCTCGATCCTGCCGGTAACCCAGGACTATCGCAGCTGCTTTGGCGAAGCGCTCGACGGCGCCCGCAGCGACCTGAACGCCATGGCCCAGCGCCAGGGCTGA
- the purH gene encoding bifunctional phosphoribosylaminoimidazolecarboxamide formyltransferase/IMP cyclohydrolase yields MTATPTATPADVTIKRALLSVSDKAGLIDLGRALSDHGVELVSTGGTAKALRDAGLDVMDISDLTGFPEMMDGRVKTLHPKVHGGLLAVRNNPDHVASMDEHEIGAIDLVVVNLYPFAATVAKGAEREEIIENIDIGGPSMVRSAAKNHESVVIVTDPADYARLIAEMAEKAGGTSYDFRRMCAAKAYAATAAYDSMIASWFAFADQGEMFPQTLAVASTLSTTLRYGENPHQSAALYLPTSPSANGIAQAKQVQGKELSYNNYNDADAALELVSEFRDGPPTVVIVKHANPCGVATGDTLIEAYEAALACDSVSAFGGIIAVNRPLDGPTAEAISGIFTEVVAAPGADDAARAIFAKKKNLRLLLTGDLPDPARAGLQLKTIAGGVLVQSRDNGQISRDALKVVTKREPTPQELDDCLFAWTVAKHVKSNAIVYAKDGSTAGVGAGQMNRLESARIAAWKAKDAAEKAGWSAPRTIGSAVASDAFFPFADGLLAAVEAGATAVIQPGGSIRDDEVIAAADEAGLAMVFTGMRHFRH; encoded by the coding sequence ATGACTGCCACCCCTACCGCAACCCCCGCCGACGTCACCATCAAACGCGCGCTCCTGTCCGTCTCGGACAAGGCGGGCCTCATCGACCTGGGCCGGGCGCTCAGCGACCATGGCGTCGAACTTGTGTCCACTGGCGGCACGGCAAAGGCGCTGCGCGATGCGGGGCTGGATGTCATGGACATTTCCGACCTGACCGGCTTCCCCGAAATGATGGATGGCCGGGTCAAGACGCTGCATCCCAAGGTGCATGGCGGCCTGCTCGCGGTGCGCAACAACCCGGACCATGTCGCGTCGATGGACGAACACGAAATCGGTGCGATCGACCTGGTGGTGGTCAACCTCTACCCGTTCGCCGCGACCGTGGCCAAGGGTGCCGAGCGCGAAGAGATCATCGAGAATATCGACATTGGCGGCCCGTCGATGGTGCGTTCCGCCGCCAAGAACCATGAAAGCGTCGTCATCGTCACCGACCCCGCCGACTATGCCCGGCTGATCGCGGAAATGGCGGAAAAGGCGGGCGGCACCAGCTACGACTTCCGCCGGATGTGCGCGGCAAAGGCTTATGCCGCGACCGCCGCTTATGACTCGATGATAGCCAGCTGGTTCGCCTTCGCCGATCAGGGGGAGATGTTCCCGCAGACGCTGGCGGTCGCCAGCACGCTCTCCACCACGCTGCGCTATGGCGAAAACCCGCACCAGTCCGCCGCGCTCTATCTGCCCACCAGCCCGTCCGCCAATGGCATCGCGCAGGCGAAACAGGTGCAGGGTAAGGAACTGTCCTACAATAATTATAACGATGCCGACGCCGCGCTCGAACTGGTCAGCGAATTTCGCGACGGCCCGCCCACGGTGGTCATCGTCAAGCACGCCAACCCCTGCGGCGTGGCGACTGGCGATACGCTGATCGAAGCCTATGAAGCCGCGCTCGCCTGCGACAGCGTGTCGGCGTTCGGCGGCATCATCGCGGTCAACCGCCCGCTCGACGGCCCGACCGCCGAAGCGATCAGCGGCATCTTCACCGAAGTCGTCGCCGCGCCGGGTGCCGACGATGCTGCCCGCGCCATATTCGCGAAGAAAAAGAATTTGCGCCTGCTGCTGACCGGCGACCTGCCCGATCCGGCGCGCGCTGGCCTGCAACTCAAGACGATTGCAGGCGGCGTGCTGGTCCAGAGCCGCGACAATGGCCAGATCAGCCGCGACGCGCTCAAGGTCGTGACGAAGCGCGAACCCACGCCCCAGGAACTGGACGACTGCCTGTTCGCCTGGACCGTGGCCAAGCATGTGAAATCCAACGCTATCGTCTATGCCAAGGACGGCAGCACAGCGGGCGTGGGCGCGGGCCAGATGAACCGCCTTGAATCCGCGCGCATCGCCGCGTGGAAGGCCAAGGATGCCGCCGAAAAGGCAGGCTGGAGCGCACCGCGCACTATTGGGTCGGCGGTCGCGTCCGACGCTTTCTTCCCCTTCGCCGACGGCCTGCTCGCCGCCGTAGAGGCGGGCGCTACGGCGGTGATCCAGCCGGGCGGTTCCATCCGCGACGATGAAGTCATCGCCGCCGCCGACGAAGCGGGCCTCGCCATGGTGTTCACCGGAATGCGCCACTTCCGGCATTGA